cgccttcttgctggtggggactctcagACGTGTCCCAAGGCAGCCTAGGGCATTCCATGGAGAGGGCAAGGGTGTGTCAAcgtgctagctcaggtctctcttcttaCAAAGCCACCAGGTCCCCTTCCACGATAACCCATGAGCCCATCATCCCatgaatccattcattcatgagtggattaattcattcatgagagcagaggtCTCAGGattcaatcacctcttaaaagccccacctctcaatacagccacactggggattaagttttgaCATTAGTTTGGAGGGACATTCAAACCCTAGAAGTCTTTTTCTCCAGCtgctttaagaattttttaaatcacgGGATTTTCAACAGTCGAATCATGCTGTGccttgatgtaatttttttttttttgtatttattttccttgaaattCTTTGAGCCTCTAAGATTTGTAGGTTTATATTTTTCAACTTCAGAAAAATCTAATGAATATTTACTCAATACTCATTCTTGatcaagtatttctttaaaatattttttttctctcctctcctacTGGTACATCAATTACATGTATGTCAGACTGCTTGACACTGTCTCATGGTCATTGGAAtcctgtttatttgtttagtcCTTTTTCACTTTATGCTCTAGTTTGCATAGTTTATCTTGCACTGGCTTCATTCAAGTAAACTGACCATTCCTCTGCAGTATCTAAGAGTATCTAATCTAAAACCCACacagtgtatttttcatttcagatgttgtattttttatttctaaaatttgtaCCTGCTTAATTTTTAGTTTCCATCTATCGAGATTTCTTTTCGTTCCTTTATTATATTACGTTCTTCTTTCAATCTGAACATTTTATGCCATGTCTAAGTCTGTTTTTGTTCACAGATTTTTCTAATGGGTGTGGGCCATGTTTCCCAGTTCTCTCCACACATCTAGTAAACTTCTGATTTTCTGTTAGACATTAGGGATGTTACGTTGTGTATTTAGGTTTCACTGTCTTCATTAGTAAAGTGTTGGGAGCTTTGCTCTCTCAGGTAGTGTCATCAGTTGAATTAttcctcccaaattcatatatgAAGCCTTAAATTCCATTACCTAAGAATGTGACTAcatttggagacagtgtcttaaAAGggataatcaagttaaaatgaggctcTTAGGGTGGGCCCTGGttcaatctgactggtgtccttataagatgagagacaccagggatgtgcgtgcacagaggaaagaccatgtgagatATGGGAAAACACAGCCATCTGCAAGCAGAAAGAGGCCTCAGTAGAAACCAGATGTGCTGACACCCTATCTTGGACTTCTGGGCACCCGAATTGTGAGAAAGTACATTTCTGTTGGTTAAGTCACGcaatctgtagtattttgttatagcaacctgagTGAACCAACACAAGCAGTGAATTTAGTTGGAGGTTAACTTGATTCTTGCAAGACTCGTTTTAAAGTTTTGTTCAAATGGGTTTAGAGTAGCTTTCCTCTAGAAAGATCAGGCTTCCTTTTACGGCATGGCCTTTACTGAATGTTTGAAGTGGTCAACACCTCTGGCTGCTCAGAGTTCAGATGCTTTCTGGCCCCAGGAACCCTGCACTAGTCATTCAGTTCAGCCTCCCCAGTGACTGTTCTGTCCCCAGGAGCTGTTTAGCCTGGCCTTGTGGGCATGAACAGCACAGTATTTGAAGAAAAGCTTAAAGGACCCCCATTTATATTTCTGGAGCTCCCTTCTCTTACCCTGATAACCCGCCTGCCTCAGAAGCTTCTAGTTCCGGCCTCTGTGTCCTCAGCCCAGTGGAACTGCGGTACTATTCGGGTTCCCCTCCCTGTGATGTAGTCTGGAGAGTGTCTCCAGGAAACCAAGGCAGCCGTGGGACTCCCCCTATTGTTTCCCTTCTCTCAGGGATCGCTGTCTGGCCCTGCCTGCTGCTCAGCAACTGCAGTTGAGCAGTTACTCATGTAGTTTTAGAGTTCAGCCTCATGGTGGGAGGCTAGCCTCGTAGCCATGACTCCATAGTCAAAAGCGGAGGTCCACATGGGTGATATTTGAGGTGGTTCCCATTTGTTGACTTTCTATGTGAAATGATGGACAGTATCATCCCCAAAGTGTGCAGAATGGAAGTGAGCAGGGGTGGAGAAGGATAGACAGAAAGGAGGGTGCCAGCCCTGAGTGCCTGGATGGTGCTGAGATCGTGCATTGAGAGTGACAACAATCCAAGGCAAGTGTCGGCCATGCTGGGCAGATAGCGTAGGCACAGAGACAGTGCGACACAGCAGTGAGGAAGACGGTGGGTGAAGACAGCACCATGGAAATCAGGCTGGAGAAGCAAGAAGGAAGGACAGACAGGAGGGGGCTCACGCGGAGGTAGGGGATTGGAGGGCTTCAGGATTGAGACAaaggtgtggtggcagggagaATGTTAGGAGATTAGGACATCCTGGGCAGAAAGGACATTTGCATACCGTCTTTCAGAGGTAGAGCTCAAGTTCTGAGTGTGGTCACAGGAGGGCGGCAGGAGTGGCAGAAGTGGAGTAGAGATGGAAGTTCCTAGaggtgaggaaaaataaaatctgagcGACTGAATTTGGATGAAACGTCCACCGCCATGTTGAAGATGTCTGGGATGTGACCAAGTCTTAGCGTGACAAGGAACACGATGAACTCACTGCTGAATTTCTTAACAAAAGGGACAGGCTGCACCAAGGTTGGTAGATGACAGCAAGGCAGGGACTCCGGACATGGTGCCCTTCCCAGCCTGCATCTCCAAGGAGGATGGTTTTTGCATGAGGGTGAAGACTTGGGGCTCAAAGTCAATGTCCAGCCCCCCCGTCTGAGCCCATGTGATGGGGAGGTGGCCAAGTACAGTTGTGCAGGTTGTGAGCAGCTCCACTTTCAACCAGCAATGCCACTCTATTGCAGACGTCCCATCTCATGTAATGGTTTCGCAATTCTGTGGGCATTCAGTGTCCCTGCGTGGGGGCCTGAGCAGAATTCAGGGGAAGCATCCCTAGGACAACACGGGCTTCCGCCAGGGCCAAGAGAGTGCGAGAGGCTGAGAAGCGGTCTCTCTTGCATGGGTCAGGCGGTTGCAGCAGCAGGAATCCTGAAGGGGCTGCAGTGAGTAGTTGGAAGTCGGGTCGATGGGGaggaagcagagaggagaggTGGGTGGGAATATGAGTGAAAACAATGACTCAGGCAACGACTCAGGCACTTATGTCATGATGGTGACTAAATGGACCTGCCAGAGTTTTCACGGATTGAGTCCCCGTGGCTGCCCAGTGGTAAACAGGCAGCGGCAAGTCTGGAGGCACTTGACCTGGATCCAGAGGAGACCTGGAGGATGGAGCCTGGAGGACGGGGGCCTGGAGGATGAGGTCCTGGAGGACAGGGGCCTGGAGGATGGAGTCTGGAGGATGGGGGCCTGGAGGATGGAGTCTGGAGGACTGCAGCATAGAGGGCGGGGCCTGGAGGACGGGGGCCTGGAGGATGAGGTCCTGGAGGACGGGGGCCTGGAGGATGGGGGCCTGGAGGATGGAGTCTGGAGGATGGGGGTCTGGAGGACggggggctggaggagggcagCATGGAGGGCGGGGCCTGGAGGACAGGGGCCTAGAGAATGGGGGCCTGGAGGATGGAGCCTGGGGAACAAGGGCCTGGAGGACGAAGCCTGGAGGATGGGGACCTGGAGGACGGGGCCTGCTCTCCAGACCCTGAGGACAGCCCTGTGGTGGACCAAGAATTTTGGGTTTCCTGCGTCTCTGGGCCCCTGACCGCTCAGCCATCAGAAAGAGACTGGCAACCCCCTGCCACTTCCCGGGGTGCCGAACTTCGGGTCCCCTCTGTCCTTCCCACCACAccttcccctctttctttccAGGTGTCTCCCCTCTGGCTGCTGTCCTCTCTGTCCAGTCCACAGACTCCTCCTCCAGCACATCTTACCCCGGGGAGGCCATGGACGGGGTCCCAGGTGCCATCTTTTAGGAGATGCAGAGCGTTCCCATGGAACAAAAATAACCCATTTCAGGGGTTGGCTGAAAATGAACTTATTAAAACCTGCCTGTCACAGGCTGCTCCGCTGACCCTGTTAGTCTCATCTCCGCGGAGAGCAGCTCCTCCTGCTGAAGATGAGACAAAGCACATGGTGCAGTGGCTGGGGAGGCTCTAACCACAACACCGGGAGCAGTCTCTTCCCTCCTCTGAGATGCTTCCCTTCCTCGGGGAGGGTCTTTTCCTTGCTACCTGCTGGCCTGTTCATTTCCCCTAGTGAACTGGGCCCTAATATTTTCTAAATCCCTATGGTGCTGCCCACTCTATCAGTAGAAATGCATGGCTTATCCCTTCCCGGGTGTGACCCTGTGTATGCCCGGCCCCAGACCTGCACATGGCTGGTTTTTCACGTTGGCAGCCTGGCACAACCCAAGTCCCTGGCCAGGGCAGGAGGCCTCACCAAGCAGGGAGTCACCCTCTCCCGGAAGCCTCGCCTGCACAGAGCACGGCTGCCACTTGCCTCCTGTTCGCCTCCACGGTGGCAGGGCTGGGCcacaggaaagagaaggaaggttaTCAAAGGGCTGGGGCCATGGTGCAGAGAAGAAAGGTTATCTGTGCTTGTTGGACAAACAGAGAAGAGATTATAAAACATACCCGGCAGTGGGCGCCATGCATTCTGCAAGCCCTCCTGGGGTGCAGCTGAGCTGGACATGGGACCACGAGACGCCCAGCTCCTGGCAGTGCTCCTCATCCTGGGGCTGTGTGCCCTGGTGGGGGGTGAGAAACCCTGTAAGTGAAggacagggtctccttatgtgctttctttatttctcttaaagaaatacatttactTGAGAGGGGAAGTAGCCATAAAGGCATCTGGCCATGTGTGTTGTTCACATGGGATTTCCCGCTGCTCAGGAGGGTGGCTCCGAGAAGAGCCTCCCTCCTAGGGAAAGGCTGAGTGACGGCAGGTGTCAGTGGACCCCGTGTCAGGCTAGGAGGGCATTCCCACCAAGGGTCCTTGGAGTTCCAGAGCACTCACCTGTCACCTCGATCTTAGCCTTGGGTCCATCTGTTCATCTTCCtctaaaaaggatttttttttttttttttttttttgctttttcacacAGGATCTggtttgccgcccaggctggagtgcagtggtgtgatcttggctcactgcaacctctgcctcccgggctcaagtgatcctcccacctcagcctcctgagtagctgagaccacaggtgtggaccaccatgcctggcccatttttgtttttgttttttttgtattctttgtagaaatggggttttgacatattgcccaggatggtcttgaactcctgagctcaagcaatctgcccgtctcggcttcctaaagtgctgggattataggtatgagccaccatgcttggctttttttttttttcttttaaactaataTAACAATTTCAGCAAAGCCCTATCAGTTTCTCAAGAGGAAACAGCATTGCTTAAATATGGGCAAGATAAGACTTTGTGTTTCTCTATGTGGCAGCAAGACAGTAGAGGCATCCCCTAAAATTCCTGAGAAGGAGCACTGTGGTCTGGGGTACCAGGGCGGGGCTGACCGAGGGTCTTTCCACAGCCGCCTGCCAGTGCTCGAGGCTGAGCCCCCAAAAAAGGACGGACTGTGGCTTCTCTGGCATCACCAGCGACCAGTGCTTTGACAAAGGATGCTGCTTCGACTCCAGTGTCGCTGGGGTCCCCTGGTGTTTCGAACCCCTCCCGAAGCAAGGTAATCTTCCAGGGAAGCCACACCCTCTTCCTGGGCTGCCATAGCTTCACAGGCAGAGATCAgagcaggggctggaggaggcCCAGTTGCTAGTGTAGGGTTAGCGTGGGTGGGTTAGTCTGGGGCTAGCCCTGGTTGGTTAGTCTGGGGTTAGCCCAGGTTGGTTAATCTGGGGCTAGTCCAGGTTGCTTAGTCTGGGGCTAGCGTAGGCCGCTTAGTCTAGCGGTAGCCCAGGTTTGTTAGTCTACAGCTAGCCTGGACTGTCAGTCTCGAGGTAGCCCAGGTTGGTTAGTCTGGGACTAGCCTGGACTGTTAGTCTAGAGGGTAGCTCAGGTCAGCCAACAGTGAGATGAAAATGTTCCACCTATCCCGTTTCTACACCGTTATTTCCTTCAGCAGACATGTATGTGTGGAGccatccattttattttagttgagaaaaagaaaaaaaaccaataatAGTTCTCCTCTAGCTTTTGAAGGGTGACTTCTGAGGAAGCTTCCATGGGGAAATGAAGGTTATTTAATAGGACAGTAGTAACATAAGGGCTGACAGACCTCAGATGTTAGGGAAGGAAGTGAAGCCTTCTAGAGTTCTTTGGGAGTGAGTTTTAGGTCAGCGCAAGGGATCAGGACTCAAGTCGTAACCGCCGAGGAGTGCTCAAAGGAAGATTGCATGTGTGCCGTGCACCTGTGTGCGTGGAACCGGGCACGTCCTCTGGAGAAGGGCGATTCTTCCCCCAGATTGTTGCTGGGAGGCTTGCTGGGCCCGGCGGGTAAACCAGGCCGATGGTGGATTGTTCACAAGTGCCCACTGAATGGCAGTGTCTTTGGGTACCAATACCGTGTCCAAACGCTTTCCGTCATTCCAAGGTGCCCACAAACCTTTTCTCATCTTGGTCAGGGGAACCACCCCATTTAAAGAGGATAACACTGAGTTCTGAGAGGCAAAATGATTTCCCCAAGGTGGGGGACTCCAGAGCTTCCGACTGTGACCACCCCACATGGGCCCCACCTTTGGGGAGGACAGGCCAACCAAGTGTCGCTGGGGCGGACACTTCCACAGTCCCAGGGGGAGATGGTCCCAGGGGATGCTGACCCCGGCAGCACCTCTCGATCCACGGAGGCTGCAAACCAGTGCTGCTCTCGGAGGAGGAAGGGGTGGAGCTCTCCAGGACACAGCAGGCCTGACTGGGTCTCGGTGTCGTCCCTGTCCCATGGCAGAGTCAGAGCAGTGCGTCATGGAGGTCACAGACCGAAAAGACTGTGGCTACCCAGGCATCAGCCCCGAGGAATGCGCCTCTCGGAACTGCTGCTTCTCCAACCTCATCTTTGAAGTGCCCTGGTGCTTCTACCCGAAGTCTGTGGAAGGTAACGTGTCTGTGGGACGCGCCCTCTGGTTCCTGGACACCATGATTCCTCCTCCGTCCCTAGAGGTGGGGTGCAGGGAGGGCAGCTGCCTCGCTTCCTCAACGCCATCGAGGCCAGGGCCCCTGCCTCCTATGGGATTCTGAAGGCAATTCCAGAATGTTCTTGGCAAAGACAGCGTCTTTTCAATAAGTTTATAACCTCCGGCATTGCCACTGCGTCATCTGTGATGGTTCTAGAAACAGCAGCTCATCCCTGTCGCCTCCCCAGGTGTTGCAATCTTCAGGGGCATTGCCTCTTTTATTGCAATCTGATCTGTGTTTGGAGGCTACAGAGTGTCTTGCGCTGTGCTGGGTACCAGAAAGGGCCCAATTCAAGCAGACCTGGCCCCTCCTCCCGTGGCCTCCCCGTTCTCCCCCACATGTTCCCGAGTGACAAACGTCCCCCACAACGTCCTGCTCCCGGCAGTCCTGGGAGGGTCCCGCCCACAGAAGGGAACGGGTCCACTTCTCCCAGCCACTTAGTGACAGCGTATTCTTAACACAGAGTataacaagataaaaaaaaaaaagaccaagcaGATCCAGGAAAATGGGGAAACAGCGTGCTGGTCCTTGAAGGATGCCTTTTCTTAGGATATCAAAGTATTCCAAAGAGCAAAATAGTTCATGTTCAGGATTTTCTGAGTGATTTTCTTATGTGACCTAAAGGTCATAAGAAAGGTCTGGGGAGAACGCGCCCCACAGAGGAAACTCTAGCCTGGGGTGGGGGGATTTGGTCCCTTTACATCTCCTCCCCGGCAAAGGGGCTCCTCTTCAGTAGGAAGCTCCTGGGCAAAGTGAGGTGGGCCCACCCCAGCTTCGCAGCCTAGGCGCCCCCATTTCTGGGGTTCCCTTACCAACCTTCTTGCATTTAAATTTCTAGACTGCCATTACTAAGAGAGGCTGGTTCCAGAGGATGCATCTGGCTCACTGGGTGTTCCAAAACCAAAGAAGAAACTTCAGCTCCTTGTCAGCTTCGTGTTTCATGAAATCCTGGGTTTTCTTAATcatctttttatcattttcaatGGTTTAACATaccatttctttaaataaaacccTTAAAATCTGCTAAATTTCATTCTGGTTTCATTAACGCagaggtggtgatggtggtgtgcgtgtgtacacatgtatgagtgtgtgtatacatgtgaatgtgtacatgtgtgagtgtatgtgcaggggttttttgtttgttttgagacatagtcttgctctgtcgcccaggctagagtgcaatggtgcgatcttggctcgctacaatctccccttcccaggttcaagctatcctcctgcctcagcctcccgagtagccaggattacaggcacacatcatcacactgcctaatttttgtatttttagtagagatggggtttcactatgttggccaggctggtcttgaactcctgacctcaagtgatccacctgcctcggcctcccaaagtgctgggattataggtgtgagccaccacgcctggcagttTTAATGTCTCTTCAatttttctaagagaaaaaatTCATCAAATACATTTAGGTTTctctaaaagcaataaaaaagtaTTGCACGTAAGTACATTTCAGAATTCACAAGTACTTTGTACCTCCCATTCTCTGTCCTTTTTATGAAAACTCAAATGACTAGCCCTAAAACCCTCTTGGAGTGATACATGACTTCAGACTGCAATTGTAAAACCCTTTCTCTTTGCCCAAATGCATCTCAGACCCCTTGCTTCCGAGATGGGTGTGCGGCAGCCGGTTGTCTCCTATTTCTAAAGCAAGCGGTGGGGGCCTTGGACCAGGTAAGCCAAAAGATTCTCTCTCAACTCTTTGCTTCTGTGTTTTCTGGCCTCTGCCTGAGGGTAGCTTTGGTAATGTGCTAACATTTGAGGATATTCAAGGGAGGACGTTCACAGCATTTCATTAAGGCAATGCCGACCGTGGGGAGATCACCATGTGAAAGACTCTTatttactaattattattattatcataccaATTTACAGGGTACATGTACAGTTTTGTCACATGTGTGGTTTGCATAATAATCAAGTCAGAGCTTTTAGGGTGTCCACCAACTGAATCATGTACACTGTACCCGTTAACTAACTTCTCATcatccaccccccacccccatcaacTATCCACATGTCCACTGTCCACCATTCCTGTGTGCATGTGGACACATTTTTAGCatccacttacaaatgagaacaggtgatatttgactttctgtgtctagtttgtttcacttaagataatgacctccagttccatccatgttactgcaaaagacatgatttacttctttttatggctgaatatgatttcattgtgtgtatataccacttttaaaatccatttacctgttgatggacgcttaggttgattccatacctttgctattgtgaatagtgctgcaataaatgtacaagaacaggtgtatttttgatagaatgatttcatttcctttggatagatactcAGTAGGTACTGCTGCATTGAATAGTGGCTCTATGTTTAGTGGAAAGATTCTTTCGCGTCTCCTTTAAGGAGTCCTGGTGTCATTTAGCTTGGTGGTGGGAGTGCAGAGTGGATGATGCTAGGCCAGCCTTTCTGTTGCTTCCCCTGacacccctctcccaccccaaGCCGACTGGCTTAGCAAACGTGTCACCCAATAGCCCACTCCTGTTGCCCTAAAAAATCCAAGACCTTGGCCCTCCAGGGTGGAGTGGGGCCAGTGCCACTAGCTTCCTATTGGAAGATGGGAGTATTAGGAGATAGGATTATAGGAGAGGGGTTGGTCAGCTTGCTGGGGGTGGGAACACCAGGAGTTGTTACCATGTGTGCGGGATGATGGCCCAGGTGGGTCACCGTggggaggtttttaaaaatctctcagaTTCTCAGGCTTTCTGTTTGTAAAATATGAGTAATGATTACTTCCCTAGCAGGATTCTggtgagaattaaaaataatgtttgtggctgggcatgctggctcaggcctgtaatcccagcactttgggaagccaagggaggaggattgcttgagcccaggagttcgagaccagcctgggcaacatggtgagaccccatctctaaaaaaaatacaaaaagtagccgggcacacctttagtcccagctactcaggaggctgaggtgggaggattgcttgaacccagggaagtcaaggctgcagtgagctgtgatcacagtactgcactctagcctgggccacagagcgagactctgtctcaaaaaaaaaaaaaagaaaagaaaagaaaaagggtcagaatttttaaaaattaaaaaaatatataaagtaaaaatgttacagtaagttgaggataattttattattgaagaaagaacagTATTTTTTATAAAGGTCGTGTGTTTATAAAGTCTGTGGCATGACAGTCGTGTCCTGGGCCTTCGAAttcactccccactccctccctgaCTCGCCAGGTCCTGCAAGCTCCCTTCGTGGTAAGTGCCTACTCACCGTCCCATTCTTTATCTTTCACACCATGTTTtgactgtatcttttcttttttcttttgttttggaaaggagtctcactctgttgcccaggctggagtgcaatggtaccatcttggctcactgcaacctctgcctcccgggttcaagtgattctcctgcctcaacttcccaagtagctgggattacagccactcgccaccacacccggttaatttttgtacttttactagagatggggtttcaccgtgttggtcaggctggtctcaaactcctgacctcatgatctgctcatcttggcctcccaaagtgctgggattacaggcgtgagtcaccatacccggccttGGCTGtacctttctatgtttagatacacaaacgcTTACCACTGCATTACAGTAGTTCCAGTGTTCAGATCCACGTTCAGTCCAGTCACTCTCTGCACAGGTTTGCAGCCTGGGAGCCAACCGTGCAGCCTGGGTATGCAGCAGGCGCTGCCCTCCAGCTGTGCATTAAGCACACTCTACCGTGTTCACATGACAAAACCCTTCATGACATGTTTCTCGTAACATTTCCCTGTCATTCAGTGCTGCATCGCTGTGTGTGTACAGGCACTTTAGTGCTGATTTATGGTGGGTATCTGTACAGTCTGCTCTGGCATTCATGTAGTTAAGCTCTATTAAGTCGCTGCCAGTACTGACCTAGTGAATCTGGAACC
The Piliocolobus tephrosceles isolate RC106 chromosome 19, ASM277652v3, whole genome shotgun sequence genome window above contains:
- the TFF2 gene encoding trefoil factor 2, yielding HPLKFLRRSTVVWGTRAGLTEGLSTAACQCSRLSPQKRTDCGFSGITSDQCFDKGCCFDSSVAGVPWCFEPLPKQESEQCVMEVTDRKDCGYPGISPEECASRNCCFSNLIFEVPWCFYPKSVEGNVSVGRALWFLDTMIPPPSLEVGCREGSCLASSTPSRPGPLPPMGF